In one Candidatus Methylacidiphilales bacterium genomic region, the following are encoded:
- the gyrB gene encoding DNA topoisomerase (ATP-hydrolyzing) subunit B, which produces MADADKRPNTGVSNVNYDASKLGKLEGLEAVRKKPGMYIGGTDERALHHCVSEVLDNSVDEHLAGFCSRIEVTIHVDGSISIRDNGRGIPVDIHPQYKIPGVEMVLTTLHSGGKYGQGGYKFSGGTHGVGAKCVNAVSEWFEVEVSRDGKVHHMEFERGKTIKKLEVIGKSKQTGTLITFKPDAEIFRETVEFKSERIAQRLRELAFLNSGLEIVFKDERGTDAEERFLYKDGVEEFVKQLNKSKAVVNAKPISIRREAEVAMDEKKVEIHLEAVLQYNDGYNDLVFCYTNTVHNPDGGTHLVGFRTALTRSINQYAKSNNLLKEKDPSISGDDVREGLTAVISIKHTDPKFESQTKVKLLSPEVESMVSSATYEALMMFFDANPGVAKKVIDKSLTAARAREAARKAREAVRKTAMSGGGLPGKLADCSSRNPEDSELFIVEGDSAGGSAKQGRDRQHQAILPIRGKLINVEKARLDKVLENNEIRTMITAVGTGIGDGESEGAFKIDRLRYHKIVIMTDADVDGSHIRTLLLTFFYRQMPELVKRGFIYIAQPPLYSVLRRKRLEYVDDDNALNKILIQLGCEDVRLRNLADKKELNSKQLMEILELLNSLDKFSKAMAGHGGDFAQYLEHRDPKSHELPRHLVKIREGNNESVHYFVTDAQLSKFAEANPDLPIFEQPSEKEEEPAAKSKDAKDAKDKPRRRFKLVELHETKAISELLGKLAKKGLEIEHYSAADKPLFEMIEGEGDNAKVKPLFAIPEILSSVKEIGKGGVQIKRFKGLGEMNAKELFETTMDPNKRKLLRVSIDDAVEAEEMFSKLMGDEVEPRRQFIEDNALNVRNLDV; this is translated from the coding sequence ATGGCAGATGCGGACAAGCGACCTAACACCGGCGTATCAAATGTGAATTATGACGCCTCGAAACTGGGCAAGTTGGAAGGCTTGGAGGCGGTCCGGAAAAAGCCCGGGATGTACATCGGGGGCACGGACGAGCGGGCGCTCCATCATTGCGTTTCCGAAGTGTTAGACAACTCGGTCGACGAGCACCTGGCCGGTTTTTGCTCGCGCATCGAGGTCACCATCCACGTCGACGGTTCGATTTCCATCCGTGACAACGGCCGCGGTATCCCGGTCGACATCCACCCGCAGTACAAGATTCCCGGGGTGGAAATGGTCCTGACCACGCTCCACTCCGGCGGCAAATACGGCCAGGGAGGTTACAAGTTCTCCGGCGGCACCCATGGCGTCGGCGCCAAGTGCGTCAACGCCGTTTCCGAATGGTTCGAGGTCGAGGTCTCCCGCGATGGCAAGGTCCACCACATGGAATTCGAGCGCGGGAAGACGATCAAAAAACTCGAGGTCATCGGCAAGTCCAAGCAGACCGGTACACTCATCACCTTCAAGCCCGACGCGGAGATCTTCCGCGAGACGGTGGAATTCAAGTCCGAGCGGATCGCCCAGCGCCTGCGCGAACTGGCCTTCCTCAATTCCGGGTTGGAAATCGTCTTCAAGGACGAACGGGGCACCGACGCTGAGGAACGATTCCTCTACAAGGACGGGGTGGAAGAGTTCGTCAAACAACTCAACAAATCCAAGGCCGTCGTCAATGCCAAGCCGATTTCCATCCGCCGCGAAGCCGAGGTGGCGATGGATGAGAAGAAGGTCGAGATCCATCTGGAGGCCGTGCTCCAATACAACGACGGCTACAACGATCTGGTGTTTTGTTACACCAACACCGTCCACAACCCCGACGGTGGCACCCATCTGGTCGGTTTCCGCACCGCCTTGACCCGCTCGATCAACCAATACGCCAAATCGAACAATCTCCTCAAGGAAAAGGACCCGAGCATTTCCGGTGATGACGTCCGCGAGGGCCTGACCGCGGTCATTTCCATCAAGCACACCGACCCCAAGTTCGAATCGCAGACCAAGGTGAAGCTGCTTTCGCCGGAAGTGGAGAGCATGGTGTCCTCCGCCACTTACGAGGCCTTGATGATGTTTTTCGACGCCAACCCCGGCGTGGCCAAGAAGGTCATCGACAAGTCACTGACGGCGGCGCGCGCACGCGAGGCCGCGCGCAAGGCCCGCGAAGCCGTGCGCAAGACGGCCATGTCCGGCGGCGGACTCCCCGGCAAGCTGGCCGACTGTTCTTCCCGCAATCCGGAGGATTCCGAGTTGTTCATCGTCGAGGGCGACTCCGCCGGCGGCTCGGCCAAGCAGGGCCGCGACCGCCAGCACCAGGCCATCCTTCCCATCCGCGGCAAGCTGATCAACGTCGAGAAGGCCCGTCTGGACAAGGTGCTGGAAAACAATGAAATCCGCACCATGATCACCGCCGTCGGCACCGGCATCGGCGACGGCGAGAGCGAGGGGGCCTTCAAAATCGACCGCCTGCGTTACCACAAGATCGTCATCATGACCGACGCCGACGTCGACGGCTCCCACATCCGCACCCTTCTCCTCACCTTCTTCTATCGCCAGATGCCCGAACTGGTGAAGCGCGGCTTCATCTACATCGCCCAACCCCCGCTCTATTCCGTCCTCCGGCGCAAACGGCTGGAATACGTCGACGACGACAACGCCCTGAACAAGATCCTCATCCAACTGGGCTGCGAGGATGTGCGGTTGCGCAATCTGGCCGACAAGAAGGAACTGAACTCCAAGCAGCTCATGGAGATCCTCGAACTGCTCAACAGCCTGGACAAGTTCAGCAAGGCCATGGCCGGGCACGGCGGGGACTTTGCCCAATACTTGGAACACCGCGACCCCAAGAGCCACGAACTTCCCCGCCACCTGGTCAAGATCCGCGAGGGGAACAACGAGTCGGTGCACTACTTCGTCACCGACGCCCAATTGAGCAAGTTCGCCGAGGCCAATCCCGATTTGCCCATCTTCGAACAACCTTCCGAGAAGGAGGAGGAACCTGCGGCCAAATCCAAGGATGCCAAAGACGCCAAGGACAAGCCCCGCCGCCGATTCAAGCTGGTCGAACTCCACGAAACCAAAGCCATCAGCGAGTTGTTGGGCAAACTGGCCAAGAAGGGACTGGAAATCGAACATTACAGCGCCGCGGACAAGCCGCTCTTCGAAATGATCGAAGGGGAGGGGGACAACGCCAAGGTGAAGCCGCTCTTCGCCATCCCCGAGATCCTCAGTTCGGTCAAAGAAATCGGCAAGGGCGGGGTCCAAATCAAGCGGTTCAAAGGTCTTGGTGAAATGAACGCCAAGGAGCTTTTCGAGACCACCATGGACCCGAACAAGCGCAAGCTGCTGAGGGTTTCCATCGATGATGCCGTCGAAGCCGAGGAAATGTTCAGCAAGCTCATGGGCGATGAAGTTGAGCCACGCAGACAATTTATCGAAGATAACGCCCTCAATGTCAGGAACTTGGATGTGTAG
- a CDS encoding type II toxin-antitoxin system prevent-host-death family antitoxin, which produces MKSKSLYREGKREVRSSRIQESAVMLPGVGRTFNVRVAKAQLSGLLDLVASGEEVVLTADGKPKARLIPYKPKSKPFKVDWEHLRSMPMNTGPSATEIVRADRDARGW; this is translated from the coding sequence ATGAAAAGCAAGTCGCTCTACAGGGAAGGTAAAAGGGAGGTGCGCAGCAGCCGTATCCAGGAATCTGCCGTGATGCTGCCCGGCGTGGGCCGCACATTCAACGTGCGCGTGGCCAAAGCCCAGTTGTCCGGTTTGCTGGACTTGGTTGCCAGCGGGGAAGAAGTGGTGCTGACGGCGGATGGCAAGCCCAAGGCACGCCTCATACCCTACAAGCCCAAAAGCAAACCCTTCAAGGTGGACTGGGAGCACCTCCGCTCCATGCCCATGAACACGGGGCCCAGCGCCACTGAAATCGTGCGTGCCGACCGGGACGCCAGGGGCTGGTGA
- a CDS encoding type II toxin-antitoxin system VapC family toxin — MYLDSSVIVKLLVPEGDTDHYAALVEGHDLHSSDLAFTEVFSALCGQERGGHLRPENRKRAWDLFSTWVREGDLTLHAFQPSVFQKAQQMIALCHPPVGIHALDALHLAVCDLHQDFPLVSNDQRMLAAAARLGIPTA, encoded by the coding sequence ATGTATCTGGACAGCAGCGTCATCGTCAAACTCCTGGTCCCGGAAGGCGACACGGACCATTATGCCGCCTTGGTCGAAGGCCATGATCTGCATTCTTCCGATCTGGCCTTCACCGAGGTCTTCTCCGCCCTTTGCGGCCAGGAACGCGGGGGCCATCTCCGCCCGGAGAACCGCAAGCGCGCCTGGGATCTCTTCTCGACTTGGGTGCGCGAGGGTGACCTCACCCTCCACGCCTTCCAACCCTCCGTATTCCAAAAGGCCCAACAAATGATCGCCCTCTGCCATCCGCCGGTCGGAATCCACGCATTGGATGCGCTCCACCTCGCCGTCTGCGACCTCCACCAGGACTTCCCCCTCGTGAGCAATGACCAGCGCATGCTCGCCGCCGCTGCCCGCCTCGGGATCCCCACCGCATAA
- the gyrA gene encoding DNA gyrase subunit A, with the protein MANQDPPSSLFSQGERIDRINVADEIKNSFLDYSMSVIISRALPDVRDGLKPSQRRVLLAMHDLNLYPGRQHRKCAKICGDTSGNYHPHGEAVIYPTLVHMAQHWAMRDTLIDGQGNFGSVEGDPPAAMRYTEARLTHLGALLMEDMDKDTVNFVPNYDETREEPVVFPAAFPNLLVNGGTGIAVGMATNIPPHNLGEIVDGICAQIDDPEITIKALMKHIKGPDFPTGCTVLGLEGVRNYFNGGKGSIKVRGRMHTEEHKGGKEVIVITEIPFNVNRAELVKRIAELTNDKVLAEVSDVRDESDENTRVVVELKRDAVTKVVINKLYQHTALESSFSANVLAIDGGRPKTLNLKELINCYIEHRREVILRRTRFELNKAEARAETLEGYLIALANLDDFIDIIRKSRNRDEARLKLLGYEFPRKVVEKFGITIRNESRLQSGRYIISEQQVDSILELRLYQLTGMEREKIQGEYKELLERIEDLMDILAKESRVLSIIKEELRRVKEKYATKRRTDFAADEGDMAIEDLIANEAVLITMTHNGLIKRTNVSSYRAQKRGGKGVIGMTMRESEKPEESDFIEHLFSASTHDYLMFFTNLGRAYVERVHSIPDMGRNAKGKSIANVLSLKTGETVAALIRIPSKRDGKGEDITWESEEFLFFATQQGTVKKTALKDFANTRAGGIIAIGIEQGDLLIDVKLTDGKQEPVLITAEGMSIRFEESDVRCMGRPAGGVRGISLDKGDKVVGIAMAQNDATLLVAGENGIGKRTGFDEYRTQSRGGKGIITMKTGDKTGRVVGVLTVRDSDEMMLTTLKGQMVRISVAGVRECGRNTQGVKLVTLDSGDKLTSIAPVVSVDQEDEIEGEV; encoded by the coding sequence ATGGCCAATCAAGATCCCCCCAGCTCCCTGTTTTCGCAGGGTGAACGCATCGACCGCATCAACGTTGCCGACGAGATCAAGAACTCGTTCCTCGACTATTCCATGTCGGTCATCATCTCCCGCGCCCTGCCCGATGTACGCGACGGACTCAAGCCCTCACAGCGGCGAGTCCTGCTGGCCATGCACGACCTCAACCTTTACCCCGGACGCCAACACCGGAAATGCGCCAAGATCTGCGGGGACACCTCGGGCAACTACCATCCCCACGGCGAGGCTGTCATTTATCCCACTTTGGTCCACATGGCCCAGCACTGGGCCATGCGCGACACCCTCATCGACGGCCAGGGCAACTTTGGTTCGGTCGAGGGCGACCCCCCGGCCGCCATGCGTTACACCGAGGCCCGCCTGACCCACCTCGGCGCCCTCCTCATGGAGGACATGGACAAGGACACGGTCAATTTCGTCCCCAACTACGACGAAACCCGGGAAGAGCCCGTCGTTTTCCCCGCCGCCTTTCCCAATCTCCTGGTCAACGGCGGCACCGGCATCGCGGTCGGCATGGCCACCAACATCCCGCCCCACAATCTGGGCGAGATCGTGGACGGCATCTGCGCCCAGATCGACGATCCCGAGATCACCATCAAGGCCCTGATGAAGCACATCAAGGGCCCGGATTTCCCGACCGGTTGCACCGTGCTCGGCCTGGAAGGAGTGCGCAATTACTTCAACGGCGGCAAGGGCAGCATCAAGGTCCGCGGCCGCATGCACACCGAGGAACACAAGGGGGGCAAGGAAGTCATCGTCATCACCGAGATCCCGTTCAACGTCAACCGCGCCGAATTGGTCAAACGCATCGCCGAACTCACCAACGACAAGGTCCTCGCCGAGGTCAGCGATGTGCGCGATGAATCGGACGAAAACACCCGCGTGGTCGTCGAACTGAAACGTGACGCCGTGACCAAGGTGGTCATCAACAAGCTCTACCAGCACACCGCGCTGGAATCCTCCTTCTCGGCCAACGTCCTGGCCATCGATGGCGGCCGCCCGAAGACACTCAACCTCAAGGAACTGATCAACTGCTACATCGAGCACCGACGCGAGGTCATCCTGCGCCGGACCCGCTTCGAACTGAACAAGGCCGAAGCCCGCGCCGAGACGTTGGAGGGTTATCTCATCGCCCTGGCCAACCTCGACGACTTCATCGACATCATCCGGAAGAGCCGCAACCGCGACGAGGCCCGTCTCAAGCTCCTCGGCTACGAATTCCCCCGCAAAGTCGTGGAAAAGTTCGGTATCACCATCCGCAACGAGTCACGTCTGCAAAGCGGCCGCTACATCATCTCCGAGCAGCAGGTCGATTCCATCCTCGAGCTACGTCTTTACCAGCTCACCGGAATGGAACGGGAGAAGATCCAGGGTGAATACAAGGAACTGCTGGAGCGGATCGAGGATTTGATGGACATCCTGGCCAAGGAATCGCGCGTGCTCTCCATCATCAAGGAAGAGCTGCGCCGGGTGAAGGAGAAGTACGCCACCAAGCGCCGCACCGACTTCGCCGCCGACGAGGGCGACATGGCCATCGAGGACCTGATTGCCAACGAGGCCGTCCTTATCACCATGACCCACAACGGCCTGATCAAGCGCACCAATGTCTCCAGCTACCGCGCCCAGAAGCGTGGCGGCAAGGGGGTCATCGGCATGACCATGCGCGAATCCGAGAAACCCGAGGAATCGGATTTCATCGAGCACCTCTTCTCGGCCTCGACACACGACTACCTGATGTTCTTCACCAACCTCGGGCGGGCCTACGTCGAGCGCGTCCACTCCATTCCCGACATGGGCCGCAATGCCAAGGGCAAGTCGATCGCCAATGTGCTTTCGCTCAAGACCGGCGAAACCGTGGCCGCCCTCATCCGCATCCCATCCAAACGCGACGGCAAGGGCGAGGACATCACGTGGGAATCGGAAGAGTTCCTGTTCTTCGCCACCCAGCAGGGCACGGTCAAGAAAACCGCCCTCAAGGACTTCGCCAACACCCGGGCGGGGGGGATCATCGCCATCGGCATCGAGCAGGGCGACCTGCTCATTGATGTGAAACTCACCGACGGCAAGCAGGAGCCCGTGCTCATCACCGCCGAGGGCATGAGCATCCGCTTCGAGGAATCCGATGTCCGTTGCATGGGACGTCCCGCCGGGGGCGTCCGCGGCATCAGCCTCGACAAGGGTGACAAGGTTGTCGGTATCGCCATGGCCCAGAACGACGCCACCCTCCTGGTGGCGGGCGAGAACGGCATCGGCAAGCGCACCGGCTTCGATGAATACCGCACCCAGTCGCGCGGCGGTAAGGGCATCATCACCATGAAGACCGGAGACAAGACCGGTCGCGTGGTCGGGGTGCTGACCGTCCGTGACAGCGACGAGATGATGCTGACCACGCTCAAGGGCCAGATGGTCCGCATCAGCGTGGCCGGGGTGCGCGAGTGTGGACGCAACACCCAGGGCGTGAAGTTGGTCACCCTGGACAGTGGAGACAAACTCACCAGCATCGCCCCGGTGGTCTCAGTCGACCAGGAAGACGAAATCGAGGGCGAAGTTTAA
- a CDS encoding DUF2059 domain-containing protein — protein sequence MKTHPGALPLLFLLLATSTCGWADETSHLAAARELLQVTRAEQLLTQSLGPVEDTQRRLVQKLTTSLDVETAQRVADEILKATNEIVMKDLSWTAMEVPYARAYMNAFSEEDLRVMSQFYKSPLGQKVLDKTPGLMTDIITLTTAKTEQVLPQMRQAAEKAAEQAQKKKSPPVQAQPQEAVPAA from the coding sequence ATGAAAACCCACCCCGGTGCCCTTCCCCTCCTCTTTTTGTTGCTCGCCACCTCTACGTGCGGGTGGGCGGATGAAACCAGCCATCTGGCCGCCGCGCGCGAATTGCTCCAGGTGACCCGCGCCGAACAGCTCTTGACCCAATCCCTGGGTCCGGTCGAAGACACCCAGCGCAGACTGGTGCAAAAGCTCACCACTTCGCTGGATGTCGAAACCGCCCAGAGGGTGGCGGACGAAATCCTGAAGGCCACGAACGAAATCGTGATGAAGGACCTCAGTTGGACCGCCATGGAAGTCCCCTACGCCCGTGCCTACATGAATGCGTTCAGCGAGGAGGATCTCCGCGTCATGAGCCAGTTTTACAAAAGCCCGTTAGGCCAGAAGGTATTGGACAAAACACCCGGATTGATGACGGACATCATCACCTTGACAACAGCCAAGACGGAGCAAGTCCTCCCGCAAATGCGCCAAGCCGCCGAAAAGGCCGCCGAGCAGGCACAAAAGAAAAAATCACCCCCCGTCCAGGCACAGCCCCAAGAAGCCGTCCCGGCTGCTTGA
- a CDS encoding SPFH domain-containing protein produces the protein MIALPIAFVTFIVCWIAVPIFFGLLRLFGFYTTVDEMQSKVYVLFGSVVLILNEPGLHSPFLRLGPRALIVNLFGTVHNVDHRLDQEYLRSQPVNSEEGTPMGIGVWYEMRVGEPVDFLFRNTDPRGSLRANVANATVRCLSNMPLESLLENRHKMSRVVRGEVSPKSESWGYQLGSIYIRKVHFRDANMIQQIEQKVVNRLRQVTSAIRQVGANQVAVIKSTAEKEAASEFARAAAMRPFLVGKALQEIGQDKEILEAVFEILETQNMLAGDVELTLIPTGQKELLSSLLASQSQKFNQPHEARHAQDHSYHPPDLHPNPPPFPDTHT, from the coding sequence ATGATCGCCCTCCCCATCGCGTTTGTGACCTTCATCGTCTGCTGGATTGCCGTGCCGATTTTCTTCGGCCTGCTGCGCCTCTTCGGCTTTTACACCACGGTCGACGAGATGCAGAGCAAGGTCTACGTGCTCTTCGGCAGTGTGGTCCTGATCCTCAACGAACCGGGCCTGCATTCGCCCTTCCTTCGCCTCGGTCCCAGGGCCCTGATCGTGAACCTTTTCGGCACGGTGCACAATGTCGACCACCGCCTCGACCAGGAATACCTGCGCAGCCAGCCGGTCAATTCCGAGGAAGGCACCCCCATGGGCATCGGGGTCTGGTACGAAATGCGCGTCGGCGAACCGGTCGATTTCCTCTTCCGCAACACCGACCCGCGCGGCTCCCTGCGTGCCAATGTGGCCAACGCCACCGTCCGCTGCCTTTCCAACATGCCACTGGAGTCCCTTCTCGAGAACCGCCACAAAATGAGCCGCGTCGTGCGCGGAGAAGTCTCACCCAAATCGGAGTCCTGGGGCTACCAGCTCGGCTCGATCTACATCCGCAAGGTCCACTTCCGCGATGCCAACATGATCCAGCAGATCGAGCAGAAAGTGGTCAACCGCCTGCGCCAGGTCACCTCGGCCATCCGCCAGGTCGGTGCCAACCAGGTGGCCGTGATCAAATCCACCGCCGAAAAAGAAGCCGCTTCGGAGTTTGCCCGCGCCGCCGCCATGCGGCCTTTCCTCGTCGGCAAAGCCCTCCAGGAAATTGGCCAGGACAAGGAAATTCTGGAAGCGGTCTTCGAAATCCTGGAAACGCAGAACATGCTCGCGGGCGATGTCGAACTCACCCTCATCCCCACCGGGCAGAAGGAACTGCTCTCCTCGCTCCTGGCTTCACAAAGCCAGAAATTCAACCAACCCCACGAAGCCCGACACGCGCAAGACCACAGTTACCACCCCCCGGATCTCCATCCCAATCCGCCCCCGTTTCCCGACACCCACACCTGA
- a CDS encoding SPFH domain-containing protein has protein sequence MGVDWLLGLLLGLIAYILARCIIGGLYTVEQNERAVVTSFGKAERIGTLTTLDDPLSETLPPEDRERYIYPQVAVVGPGGPYFKWPWQKVRKVSVAIETISIAFDPQSPMANNGGSVLEAVTKDQLNIGITGQLRFYISERNLYAYLFGVKNPVAHIMGYFVSILRERIANFAAKRADDLVNLPPSADGTPVADDGIRFEGISINDLRKNLNDLNLRMDSECASSAARYGIVLEASLITGMDPPPQVDSALAAINTANNEVSADISSAQAQADQRIVESKKAVEIQTMKAQAEVEPLRWLSEQLRQLKASGSDAIPGYLRNVRLDLYRQARHIILDLKK, from the coding sequence ATGGGGGTTGACTGGCTTCTTGGGCTTCTGCTGGGTTTGATCGCCTACATCCTGGCCCGCTGCATCATCGGTGGCTTGTATACCGTCGAACAAAACGAGCGCGCCGTCGTCACCTCCTTCGGCAAGGCCGAACGCATCGGCACACTCACCACGCTCGACGACCCCCTCAGTGAAACGCTCCCTCCCGAGGACCGCGAACGCTACATCTATCCCCAGGTTGCGGTGGTCGGACCCGGCGGTCCCTACTTCAAATGGCCGTGGCAGAAAGTCCGCAAGGTTTCCGTGGCCATCGAGACCATCAGCATCGCCTTCGATCCCCAGAGCCCGATGGCCAATAATGGCGGCAGCGTTCTCGAAGCCGTGACCAAGGACCAGCTCAACATCGGTATCACCGGCCAGCTCCGCTTCTACATCAGCGAACGCAACCTCTACGCTTACCTCTTCGGGGTCAAAAACCCCGTCGCCCACATCATGGGCTATTTCGTTTCCATCCTCCGCGAGCGCATCGCCAACTTCGCCGCCAAACGGGCCGATGACCTGGTCAACCTCCCCCCGTCAGCCGACGGAACGCCCGTGGCCGACGACGGCATCCGCTTCGAAGGCATCTCGATCAACGACCTCCGGAAAAACCTCAACGATCTGAACCTGCGCATGGATTCGGAATGCGCCTCCTCGGCGGCCCGTTACGGCATCGTGCTGGAAGCCTCGCTCATCACCGGCATGGATCCCCCACCCCAGGTCGACTCCGCCCTGGCCGCGATCAACACCGCCAACAACGAGGTTTCGGCCGACATCAGTTCCGCCCAGGCCCAAGCCGACCAGCGCATCGTCGAGTCGAAGAAGGCCGTGGAGATCCAAACCATGAAGGCCCAGGCCGAGGTCGAGCCGTTGCGCTGGCTTTCCGAGCAATTGCGCCAGCTCAAGGCCAGCGGTTCCGATGCCATCCCGGGTTACCTGCGCAACGTGCGGCTCGACCTGTACCGCCAGGCCCGCCACATCATCCTCGACCTGAAGAAATAA
- a CDS encoding acyl-CoA thioesterase has product MIKARGLNAFIWGNSIALAWMWGLGLFFSVQMTYMFGLKGLLTFAVPNALGLMLFGFFTQIVADRHPGGQESLSLFFEKFAKPFRLIFYLYQILAITLSVFALVRYLFVPLELATGPLFGLYLCLVVLVILAAGCLFGEEFGIQKIKYSHLVQGLILIVCVGTILFHLDPFLPRDLKWVEPFRDEWLAQRYWGYAIPVTVGLLVGPWLDLQHWQRAIQIHRERTSIRLGYFFGGSIFFLLLLFHGCMAYWVIRNGTGLFEAHKGLDSFYYAHDLVTQYFCNFYEKGNDLLPLAYYGFLGICILTTLDSGYVALKWFLGHNAEKSQNMLLSIVPKQVVGSPIPSFAFAGLATLVAYIVKLELEYFMVFYASFFVGYACLAIARCFVPNSQHPLPQIRMFSMASISVVIFSMGYFRSENVLLILGSIMPIGYVVWLVFNTDLLRVVTERAGEVLEAAASEIPAIRAITRTATAVTGSDVSPPSHVHPLGGHFEGKWFVYSTIATYADTNSVGNVYFGMYAMFVGKTRELFFNTVMPDFDLKTTKFFILTRSFEHKFVREAREFDTITVKIRVSETNRKFCTLEHQIFDSANNVLGKGKQGLLFVSSKDYSLIDIPSEVYTAFMKYI; this is encoded by the coding sequence GTGATCAAAGCTCGAGGACTGAATGCGTTTATCTGGGGGAATTCCATCGCACTGGCTTGGATGTGGGGCCTGGGTTTGTTTTTCAGCGTCCAGATGACCTACATGTTCGGCCTGAAAGGGCTGCTCACTTTTGCCGTTCCCAATGCCTTGGGATTGATGCTTTTTGGTTTTTTCACCCAGATCGTGGCCGACCGCCACCCCGGGGGGCAGGAATCGCTTTCACTGTTTTTCGAAAAATTCGCCAAGCCGTTCCGGCTGATCTTCTATCTATACCAAATTTTGGCCATCACGCTCTCGGTCTTTGCCCTGGTGCGTTACCTTTTCGTCCCCTTGGAACTGGCGACCGGTCCGCTCTTCGGCCTCTACCTTTGTCTGGTGGTTCTCGTCATTCTGGCTGCCGGATGCCTTTTTGGTGAGGAATTCGGTATCCAGAAAATCAAGTACAGCCACCTGGTGCAGGGGTTGATCCTGATTGTATGCGTGGGCACCATCCTTTTCCATCTGGACCCCTTCCTCCCCCGCGACCTCAAATGGGTGGAACCTTTCCGCGATGAGTGGCTGGCCCAGCGTTACTGGGGATATGCCATTCCGGTGACCGTGGGTTTATTGGTGGGCCCTTGGTTAGATTTGCAGCACTGGCAGCGTGCCATCCAGATCCACCGGGAGCGCACTTCCATCCGTCTGGGGTATTTCTTTGGGGGATCGATTTTTTTCCTCCTGCTGCTCTTCCATGGTTGCATGGCCTACTGGGTCATCCGCAACGGCACAGGTCTCTTTGAAGCCCACAAGGGACTCGACAGTTTTTACTATGCCCACGACCTCGTGACCCAGTACTTCTGCAATTTCTACGAGAAGGGGAACGACCTGCTGCCTCTGGCCTACTACGGGTTTCTCGGCATCTGCATCCTGACCACACTCGACAGTGGTTACGTCGCTCTGAAATGGTTCCTGGGTCACAATGCCGAGAAAAGCCAGAACATGCTCCTTTCCATCGTGCCCAAGCAGGTGGTCGGTTCTCCCATCCCCAGTTTCGCCTTCGCCGGATTGGCGACCCTGGTCGCCTACATCGTGAAATTGGAATTGGAATACTTCATGGTGTTCTATGCCTCGTTCTTCGTGGGCTACGCCTGCCTGGCCATCGCCCGCTGCTTTGTCCCCAATTCGCAACACCCCTTGCCCCAGATACGCATGTTTTCCATGGCCAGTATCTCCGTCGTGATTTTTTCCATGGGGTACTTCCGCAGCGAAAATGTCCTGCTCATCCTGGGCTCGATCATGCCCATTGGCTACGTGGTGTGGTTGGTTTTCAATACCGATCTTCTCCGCGTGGTGACCGAGCGCGCGGGTGAAGTCCTGGAGGCGGCGGCCTCGGAAATACCAGCCATCCGGGCCATCACCCGCACCGCCACCGCCGTCACCGGGAGCGATGTTTCGCCGCCCTCCCATGTCCATCCACTGGGGGGCCATTTCGAGGGCAAATGGTTCGTGTATTCGACCATCGCCACTTACGCCGACACCAATTCCGTCGGGAATGTTTACTTCGGCATGTATGCCATGTTCGTAGGAAAAACGCGCGAGCTGTTCTTCAATACCGTCATGCCGGACTTCGATCTCAAGACGACCAAATTCTTCATCCTGACCCGGTCTTTCGAGCACAAGTTTGTCCGGGAAGCCCGTGAGTTCGACACCATCACGGTCAAGATCCGGGTGTCCGAGACGAACCGGAAGTTCTGCACACTGGAACACCAGATCTTTGATTCTGCCAACAATGTTCTCGGCAAAGGCAAACAGGGTCTCCTCTTTGTCTCGTCCAAGGACTACAGCCTCATCGATATCCCCTCCGAAGTTTATACCGCCTTCATGAAGTATATCTGA